Proteins encoded in a region of the Anguilla anguilla isolate fAngAng1 chromosome 10, fAngAng1.pri, whole genome shotgun sequence genome:
- the idua gene encoding alpha-L-iduronidase isoform X2: MNQCSCPLPLPTRHNNKRPIKCCDGRQTSPPLPHTRADQYDLSRDEQLNMAYVGSVPHGGLEQVRIHWLLELLTARVVNGVPHYNFTKLDQLIDLLWQNGLRPGFELMGSVSNYFTDFEDKQQVVEWRKLVCLTAKRYIEKYGLGYVSQWNFETWNEPNNHDFDNVTMSIQGFLNYYDACSEGLRDASPALRFGGPGDSCHTPPHSPYCWAMLEHCHNGTNFFTGETGVRLDYIALHKKGGGGSLPIMLQEIETVREIQERFPRFRSTPVFNDEADPLVGWSRPQTWRADVTYAAMVLKVISQHQNQLMADANSTINYALLSNDNAFLSYHPHQFTQRTLTARFQVNNTRPPHVQLLRKPVLTAFGLLALLGERQVFAQVSAGGNLEDDTVGVLASVHEPLVPGTSDSWQATALIYSSMDNRTSASTNDVTVQLNGFSSQKGLVYVTYYLDNNATSPYQLWESFGSPDFPTAEQFRELRRQEDARVAGPLPFPSEGTLSLKVVLPVPSILLVHVCALAAAQPDQVNGLNFIAVTQGQVLITWSDHCVNSKCIITYEVEFSNGQNMFQRINSQDTIFTSYVFSPENLDVCGFYRVRAVDYWGRSGEYSQIKKYSEEC, translated from the exons ATGAATCAGTGCTCGTGCCCCTTACCTCTTCCGACCAGGCATAATAATAAGCGCCCGATCAAATGCTGCGATGGACGACAAACAAG ccctcctcttcctcacacgCGTGCAGACCAGTATGACCTGAGCAGGGACGAGCAGCTGAACATGGCCTATGTGGGTTCGGTTCCCCACGGGGGACTCGAGCAGGTTCGGATCCACTGGCTGCTGGAGCTCCTCACAGCTCG AGTTGTAAATGGAGTACCCCATTACAACTTTACAAAGTTGGACCAACTGATAGATCTCCTGTGGCAAAACGGACTTAGACCAG gtttTGAGCTGATGGGCAGTGTGTCCAACTACTTCACTGACTTTGAAGATAAGCAGCAAGTGGTGGAGTGGAGAAAGCTGGTTTGTCTTACTGCAAAGAGATATATCG AGAAATACGGCCTCGGGTATGTCTCTCAGTGGAACTTTGAAACCTGGAATGAACCGAACAATCATGACTTTGACAACGTGACCATGTCAATTCAAG GGTTCTTAAATTATTACGATGCCTGTTCTGAGGGGCTACGGGACGCCAGCCCCGCGTTGCGTTTTGGGGGCCCAGGGGACTCCTGCCACACGCCCCCCCATTCCCCATACTGCTGGGCCATGCTGGAGCACTGCCACAATGGCACCAACTTCTTCACCGGGGAGACGGGCGTGCGGCTCGACTACATCGCCCTCCACAAGAAG ggaggTGGCGGGTCCCTTCCCATCATGCTGCAGGAAATTGAGACGGTTCGGGAGATCCAGGAGCGCTTCCCCCGCTTCCGATCCACACCGGTGTTCAACGACGAGGCGGACCCGCTGGTGGGCTGGTCCAGGCCCCAGACCTGGAGGGCGGACGTGACGTACGCAGCCATGGTGCTGAAG gtgATCTCCCAGCATCAGAACCAGCTCATGGCTGACGCTAACAGCACCATAAACTACGCCCTGCTGAGCAACGACAACGCCTTCCTCAGCTACCACCCGCACCAGTTCACCCAGCGCACCCTGACCGCACGTTTCCAGGTCAACAACACCCGCCCGCCGCACGTCCAGCTGCTGCGGAAGCCCGTCCTGACTGCGTTTGGGCTCCTGGCGCTGCTAG GAGAAAGGCAGGTGTTTGCGCAGGTTTCAGCGGGGGGGAACTTGGAGGATGACACGGTGGGTGTCCTGGCCAGCGTCCATGAGCCCCTGGTCCCTGGGACCTCAGACAGCTGGCAGGCCACAGCACTGATCTACAGCAGCATGGACAACCGAACCTCAGCCTCTACCAACGATGTCACCGTCCAGCTCAATGGCTTCTCCAGTCAGAAGG GCCTGGTGTATGTCACGTACTACCTGGACAACAACGCCACCAGCCCCTATCAGCTGTGGGAGAGCTTTGGAAGCCCAGACTTCCCCACAGCAGAGCAGTTCAGGGAGCTGAGGAGGCAGGAG gatGCCCGGGTGGCTGGACCTTTGCCCTTCCCGTCTGAAGGCACGCTGTCGCTGAAGGTGGTGCTTCCGGTGCCTTCCATCCTCctggtgcacgtgtgtgcgctgGCTGCTGCTCAGCCCGACCAG GTAAATGGTTTGAACTTCATTGCCGTCACCCAAGGCCAAGTTCTGATAACGTGGAGCGATCATTGCGTTAATTCCAA ATGTATAATAACCTATGAAGTAGAATTTTCCAATGGCCAGAACATGTTCCAAAGGATAAATTCTCAAGATACCATTTTTACATCGTATGTGTTTAGCCCAG AAAACTTGGACGTTTGTGGGTTCTACAGAGTTCGAGCTGTGGATTACTGGGGAAGATCTGGAGAATATTCTCAGATTAAAAAGTACTCTGAAGAGTGCTGA
- the idua gene encoding alpha-L-iduronidase isoform X1, translating to MEVTQHNIELLLLFSVLFSTYPNVSATSFVITVDAKTPLRDLKHFWRSTGFCPPLPHTRADQYDLSRDEQLNMAYVGSVPHGGLEQVRIHWLLELLTARVVNGVPHYNFTKLDQLIDLLWQNGLRPGFELMGSVSNYFTDFEDKQQVVEWRKLVCLTAKRYIEKYGLGYVSQWNFETWNEPNNHDFDNVTMSIQGFLNYYDACSEGLRDASPALRFGGPGDSCHTPPHSPYCWAMLEHCHNGTNFFTGETGVRLDYIALHKKGGGGSLPIMLQEIETVREIQERFPRFRSTPVFNDEADPLVGWSRPQTWRADVTYAAMVLKVISQHQNQLMADANSTINYALLSNDNAFLSYHPHQFTQRTLTARFQVNNTRPPHVQLLRKPVLTAFGLLALLGERQVFAQVSAGGNLEDDTVGVLASVHEPLVPGTSDSWQATALIYSSMDNRTSASTNDVTVQLNGFSSQKGLVYVTYYLDNNATSPYQLWESFGSPDFPTAEQFRELRRQEDARVAGPLPFPSEGTLSLKVVLPVPSILLVHVCALAAAQPDQVNGLNFIAVTQGQVLITWSDHCVNSKCIITYEVEFSNGQNMFQRINSQDTIFTSYVFSPENLDVCGFYRVRAVDYWGRSGEYSQIKKYSEEC from the exons ATGGAAGTGACACAGCATAACATTGAATTGCTACTGCTGTTTTCGGTATTGTTTTCAACATATCCGAATGTTTCCGCAACTTCCTTCGTGATCACAGTGGACGCAAAAACTCCACTGAGGGatctgaaacatttttggaGGAGCACAGGGTTTTG ccctcctcttcctcacacgCGTGCAGACCAGTATGACCTGAGCAGGGACGAGCAGCTGAACATGGCCTATGTGGGTTCGGTTCCCCACGGGGGACTCGAGCAGGTTCGGATCCACTGGCTGCTGGAGCTCCTCACAGCTCG AGTTGTAAATGGAGTACCCCATTACAACTTTACAAAGTTGGACCAACTGATAGATCTCCTGTGGCAAAACGGACTTAGACCAG gtttTGAGCTGATGGGCAGTGTGTCCAACTACTTCACTGACTTTGAAGATAAGCAGCAAGTGGTGGAGTGGAGAAAGCTGGTTTGTCTTACTGCAAAGAGATATATCG AGAAATACGGCCTCGGGTATGTCTCTCAGTGGAACTTTGAAACCTGGAATGAACCGAACAATCATGACTTTGACAACGTGACCATGTCAATTCAAG GGTTCTTAAATTATTACGATGCCTGTTCTGAGGGGCTACGGGACGCCAGCCCCGCGTTGCGTTTTGGGGGCCCAGGGGACTCCTGCCACACGCCCCCCCATTCCCCATACTGCTGGGCCATGCTGGAGCACTGCCACAATGGCACCAACTTCTTCACCGGGGAGACGGGCGTGCGGCTCGACTACATCGCCCTCCACAAGAAG ggaggTGGCGGGTCCCTTCCCATCATGCTGCAGGAAATTGAGACGGTTCGGGAGATCCAGGAGCGCTTCCCCCGCTTCCGATCCACACCGGTGTTCAACGACGAGGCGGACCCGCTGGTGGGCTGGTCCAGGCCCCAGACCTGGAGGGCGGACGTGACGTACGCAGCCATGGTGCTGAAG gtgATCTCCCAGCATCAGAACCAGCTCATGGCTGACGCTAACAGCACCATAAACTACGCCCTGCTGAGCAACGACAACGCCTTCCTCAGCTACCACCCGCACCAGTTCACCCAGCGCACCCTGACCGCACGTTTCCAGGTCAACAACACCCGCCCGCCGCACGTCCAGCTGCTGCGGAAGCCCGTCCTGACTGCGTTTGGGCTCCTGGCGCTGCTAG GAGAAAGGCAGGTGTTTGCGCAGGTTTCAGCGGGGGGGAACTTGGAGGATGACACGGTGGGTGTCCTGGCCAGCGTCCATGAGCCCCTGGTCCCTGGGACCTCAGACAGCTGGCAGGCCACAGCACTGATCTACAGCAGCATGGACAACCGAACCTCAGCCTCTACCAACGATGTCACCGTCCAGCTCAATGGCTTCTCCAGTCAGAAGG GCCTGGTGTATGTCACGTACTACCTGGACAACAACGCCACCAGCCCCTATCAGCTGTGGGAGAGCTTTGGAAGCCCAGACTTCCCCACAGCAGAGCAGTTCAGGGAGCTGAGGAGGCAGGAG gatGCCCGGGTGGCTGGACCTTTGCCCTTCCCGTCTGAAGGCACGCTGTCGCTGAAGGTGGTGCTTCCGGTGCCTTCCATCCTCctggtgcacgtgtgtgcgctgGCTGCTGCTCAGCCCGACCAG GTAAATGGTTTGAACTTCATTGCCGTCACCCAAGGCCAAGTTCTGATAACGTGGAGCGATCATTGCGTTAATTCCAA ATGTATAATAACCTATGAAGTAGAATTTTCCAATGGCCAGAACATGTTCCAAAGGATAAATTCTCAAGATACCATTTTTACATCGTATGTGTTTAGCCCAG AAAACTTGGACGTTTGTGGGTTCTACAGAGTTCGAGCTGTGGATTACTGGGGAAGATCTGGAGAATATTCTCAGATTAAAAAGTACTCTGAAGAGTGCTGA
- the idua gene encoding alpha-L-iduronidase isoform X3 — MAYVGSVPHGGLEQVRIHWLLELLTARVVNGVPHYNFTKLDQLIDLLWQNGLRPGFELMGSVSNYFTDFEDKQQVVEWRKLVCLTAKRYIEKYGLGYVSQWNFETWNEPNNHDFDNVTMSIQGFLNYYDACSEGLRDASPALRFGGPGDSCHTPPHSPYCWAMLEHCHNGTNFFTGETGVRLDYIALHKKGGGGSLPIMLQEIETVREIQERFPRFRSTPVFNDEADPLVGWSRPQTWRADVTYAAMVLKVISQHQNQLMADANSTINYALLSNDNAFLSYHPHQFTQRTLTARFQVNNTRPPHVQLLRKPVLTAFGLLALLGERQVFAQVSAGGNLEDDTVGVLASVHEPLVPGTSDSWQATALIYSSMDNRTSASTNDVTVQLNGFSSQKGLVYVTYYLDNNATSPYQLWESFGSPDFPTAEQFRELRRQEDARVAGPLPFPSEGTLSLKVVLPVPSILLVHVCALAAAQPDQVNGLNFIAVTQGQVLITWSDHCVNSKCIITYEVEFSNGQNMFQRINSQDTIFTSYVFSPENLDVCGFYRVRAVDYWGRSGEYSQIKKYSEEC; from the exons ATGGCCTATGTGGGTTCGGTTCCCCACGGGGGACTCGAGCAGGTTCGGATCCACTGGCTGCTGGAGCTCCTCACAGCTCG AGTTGTAAATGGAGTACCCCATTACAACTTTACAAAGTTGGACCAACTGATAGATCTCCTGTGGCAAAACGGACTTAGACCAG gtttTGAGCTGATGGGCAGTGTGTCCAACTACTTCACTGACTTTGAAGATAAGCAGCAAGTGGTGGAGTGGAGAAAGCTGGTTTGTCTTACTGCAAAGAGATATATCG AGAAATACGGCCTCGGGTATGTCTCTCAGTGGAACTTTGAAACCTGGAATGAACCGAACAATCATGACTTTGACAACGTGACCATGTCAATTCAAG GGTTCTTAAATTATTACGATGCCTGTTCTGAGGGGCTACGGGACGCCAGCCCCGCGTTGCGTTTTGGGGGCCCAGGGGACTCCTGCCACACGCCCCCCCATTCCCCATACTGCTGGGCCATGCTGGAGCACTGCCACAATGGCACCAACTTCTTCACCGGGGAGACGGGCGTGCGGCTCGACTACATCGCCCTCCACAAGAAG ggaggTGGCGGGTCCCTTCCCATCATGCTGCAGGAAATTGAGACGGTTCGGGAGATCCAGGAGCGCTTCCCCCGCTTCCGATCCACACCGGTGTTCAACGACGAGGCGGACCCGCTGGTGGGCTGGTCCAGGCCCCAGACCTGGAGGGCGGACGTGACGTACGCAGCCATGGTGCTGAAG gtgATCTCCCAGCATCAGAACCAGCTCATGGCTGACGCTAACAGCACCATAAACTACGCCCTGCTGAGCAACGACAACGCCTTCCTCAGCTACCACCCGCACCAGTTCACCCAGCGCACCCTGACCGCACGTTTCCAGGTCAACAACACCCGCCCGCCGCACGTCCAGCTGCTGCGGAAGCCCGTCCTGACTGCGTTTGGGCTCCTGGCGCTGCTAG GAGAAAGGCAGGTGTTTGCGCAGGTTTCAGCGGGGGGGAACTTGGAGGATGACACGGTGGGTGTCCTGGCCAGCGTCCATGAGCCCCTGGTCCCTGGGACCTCAGACAGCTGGCAGGCCACAGCACTGATCTACAGCAGCATGGACAACCGAACCTCAGCCTCTACCAACGATGTCACCGTCCAGCTCAATGGCTTCTCCAGTCAGAAGG GCCTGGTGTATGTCACGTACTACCTGGACAACAACGCCACCAGCCCCTATCAGCTGTGGGAGAGCTTTGGAAGCCCAGACTTCCCCACAGCAGAGCAGTTCAGGGAGCTGAGGAGGCAGGAG gatGCCCGGGTGGCTGGACCTTTGCCCTTCCCGTCTGAAGGCACGCTGTCGCTGAAGGTGGTGCTTCCGGTGCCTTCCATCCTCctggtgcacgtgtgtgcgctgGCTGCTGCTCAGCCCGACCAG GTAAATGGTTTGAACTTCATTGCCGTCACCCAAGGCCAAGTTCTGATAACGTGGAGCGATCATTGCGTTAATTCCAA ATGTATAATAACCTATGAAGTAGAATTTTCCAATGGCCAGAACATGTTCCAAAGGATAAATTCTCAAGATACCATTTTTACATCGTATGTGTTTAGCCCAG AAAACTTGGACGTTTGTGGGTTCTACAGAGTTCGAGCTGTGGATTACTGGGGAAGATCTGGAGAATATTCTCAGATTAAAAAGTACTCTGAAGAGTGCTGA
- the kcnv2b gene encoding potassium voltage-gated channel subfamily V member 2: MLSLRSRRASLFPNYKVGLSACDGRDSGGDYSIPFAKDSWVKQWNSMEDVSRDIYDIYAEYEEEENQSPFRLSLPAKNYMLNLNVGGKVYQISSREAARYPKTRIGRLAIYTDHNRKLDLCDDYTVQNNEYFFDRDPDIFHNIFNFYRTGMLWIKDELCPRNFLEEINYWGVRIKNAHRCCRISFEERHDELNDHLKVQQELQDEVEMEENDELFENMAMGQVRRAVWHLMEKPFSSIKAKLMAVASSFFVLVSLVAMSLNTVEEMQNEPPAGRQRGRTYGECVESFCIAFFTVEYLLRLLSTPDLRRFGRSVLNAVDLIAILPQYLQVGLELLETEDYGVQDSDLKTVGQVGKVGQVLRIMRLMRIFRILKLARHSTGLRAFGFTLRQCYQQVGCLFLFIAMGVFTFSAMVYTVEHDVHQTNFTSIPHAWWWAAVSISTVGYGDMFPETHLGRLFAFTCISFGIILNGMPISILYNKFSDYYAKLKANECMSNFKNRGKVRFAKRAARKMAECCGGTRHS; encoded by the exons ATGCTGAGCCTCAGGAGCAGGAGGGCAAGCCTTTTCCCTAACTACAAAGTTGGGCTGAGCGCGTGCGATGGCAGAGACTCCGGGGGGGACTACAGCATCCCATTCGCTAAGGACAGCTGGGTCAAGCAGTGGAATTCCATGGAGGATGTGAGCAGGGACATTTACGACATCTACGCCGAgtatgaggaagaggagaaccAGTCACCTTTCAGACTCTCCTTGCCTGCCAAGAATTACATGCTCAACCTCAACGTAGGGGGAAAGGTGTACCAGATCTCCTCCAGGGAGGCAGCAAGGTACCCCAAAACCAGGATTGGGCGGCTGGCTATCTACACAGATCACAACAGGAAGCTGGACCTCTGTGATGACTACACCGTCCAGAACAACGAGTACTTCTTTGACCGGGACCCGGACATCTTCCACAACATCTTCAACTTCTACAGGACGGGCATGCTCTGGATTAAGGATGAGCTGTGTCCCCGGAACTTCCTGGAGGAGATCAACTACTGGGGCGTCCGCATCAAGAACGCCCACCGCTGCTGCCGGATCTCCTTCGAGGAGCGGCACGACGAGCTCAACGACCACCTGAAGgtgcagcaggagctgcaggacgaggtggagatggaggagaacGACGAGCTGTTCGAGAACATGGCCATGGGCCAGGTCCGGCGAGCCGTCTGGCACCTGATGGAGAAGCCCTTCTCCTCCATCAAGGCCAAGCTGATGGCGGTGGCCTCCAGCTTCTTCGTGCTGGTGTCGCTGGTGGCCATGTCGCTCAACACGGTGGAGGAGATGCAGAACGAGCCGCCCGCTGGTAGGCAGCGCGGGAGGACCTACGGGGAGTGCGTGGAGAGCTTCTGCATCGCCTTCTTCACCGTAGAGTACCTGCTGCGGCTGCTGTCCACACCCGACCTGCGCCGATTCGGCCGGAGCGTGCTCAACGCCGTGGACCTGATCGCCATCCTGCCGCAGTACCTGCAGGTGgggctggagctgctggagaccGAGGACTACGGGGTGCAGGACAGCGACCTGAAGACGGTGGGGCAGGTGGGCAAGGTGGGCCAGGTGCTGCGCATCATGCGCCTGATGCGCATCTTCCGCATTCTGAAGCTGGCGCGCCACTCCACGGGCCTGCGGGCCTTCGGCTTCACCCTGCGCCAGTGCTACCAGCAGGTGggctgcctcttcctcttcatcgcCATGGGCGTCTTCACCTTCTCCGCCATGGTCTACACCGTGGAGCATGACGTGCACCAGACCAACTTCACCAGCATACCCCACGCCTGGTGGTGGGCAGCG GTCAGTATATCCACAGTGGGATACGGGGACATGTTTCCGGAGACGCACCTGGGCCGACTGTTCGCCTTCACCTGCATATCCTTCGGGATCATCCTGAACGGCATGCCCATCTCCATCCTGTACAACAAGTTCTCCGACTACTACGCCAAGCTGAAGGCCAACGAGTGCATGTCCAATTTCAAGAACCGCGGCAAGGTGCGGTTCGCCAAAAGGGCGGCCAGGAAAATGGCAGAGTGCTGTGGGGGCACTCGCCACTCCTGA
- the rchy1 gene encoding RING finger and CHY zinc finger domain-containing protein 1, producing the protein MAASESGCVHYVRSCLLKAPCCGKFYVCRLCHDAEENHQMDRFQVKEVKCSVCNTVQTAQQTCQQCGVKFGEYYCDVCHLFDKDKKQYHCQPCGICRIGPREKYFHCAKCNLCLVSDLQGNHKCVENVSRQNCPVCMEDIHTSRIGAHVLPCGHLLHKTCFEDMCKTGAYRCPLCMRSAWNMEDCWEDMDKEISQTPMPSEYQDATVKIICNDCQSHCTVPFHVLGMKCSNCGSYNTAQDGGLEPRQPQPQQQQQSP; encoded by the exons atggctgcttctGAGTCTGGATGTGTCCATTATGTGCGCAGCTGTTTACTAAAA GCTCCCTGCTGCGGGAAGTTCTATGTTTGTCGACTGTGCCACGATGCTGAAGAAAACCATCAGATGGATCGCTTCCAGGTTAAAGAGGTCAAATGCTCTGTGTGTAACACGGTCCAAACG GCACAGCAGACATGCCAGCAGTGCGGTGTGAAATTCGGGGAGTACTACTGCGACGTCTGTCACCTGTTTGACAAGGATAAGAAGCAGTACCACTGTCAGCCGTGTGGCATATGTCG gaTTGGACCAAGAGAAAAGTACTTCCATTGTGCGAAGTGTAATCTATGCTTGGTTAGCGATCTGCAAGGAAATCACAAG TGTGTTGAGAATGTCTCGCGACAGAACTGCCCGGTGTGTATGGAG GATATCCACACCTCCAGAATAGGAGCTCATGTTCTTCCTTGTGGTCACCTTCTACAcaa aacctGTTTCGAAGACATGTGTAAAACTGG CGCGTACCGCTGCCCGCTGTGCATGCGCTCGGCCTGGAACATGGAGGACTGCTGGGAGGACATGGACAAGGAGATCTCCCAGACCCCCATGCCCAGCGAGTACCAGGACGCCACCGTTAAG atcATCTGTAACGACTGCCAGTCACACTGCACAGTGCCCTTCCACGTCCTGGGCATGAAGTGCAGCAACTGCGGCTCCTACAACACTGCCCAGGATGGGGGGCTGGAGCCACGGCAACCGCAgccacagcaacagcagcagtcgCCGTAG